The sequence CATCCCAAGTAAAATAGATCTTGTAGTGTTGCTTGTTCTGCTATAGTGTATGTTTATGCTGCTAAAAGTCTGCAAGTGGAGAACCATTACACATCTATTACAGTATAAATGACACTGTATATAGGTTCTAAGATaataatagaagaaaaacacCGATATTTCCCTTCAAATATATGGTCATTGAATGCACCATGTGGATATTAACGTATTTCATATGTACTGTACTTGTGTTCAGATTCCACTCTGGATTAGATCCAcgctaattatttaaaaaatcttgcTTTTAAAACGACCCAACTTCCCTTCAACCTATTCAACTTTATACTATCACACCCAAAATGTCATGACACGTGCAGATGTGTTTGTGCGTTTTTGCAAATTTTATTCAAAGGGCTAAAAGTATACAAGTTGTCCTGAAGTCAGACTCCTTTTGCTGATTCCAGATTGTTACATGgtgataaataaagcctttaCACGTTGCTCACTGTCATTTGTTAGATGATTAAATATAGATTCAGCTTCATTGTTATCATGTATTTTCTGTCCTTCCGTTATAGTGATGATGCATCAGTTGCAAGCTGTCGACagcgcaaaaaaaaaaaaaaaaaagttaactgttttaattttttattaatgtcagtGTTTACATCTGGAGGAGTGAAGAATTTTACAGTACACATTGTCTTGTCTTCATTATTTTTATCCTCaggatttttttgttcttaagcatcaaaatacagtatttgttttctttattaatataGCTAAAATTAACATGTCATAATATTTCTATTGTATTTCTGGCAAACAAGTTAGATTTTGTTGGAGTAAAAGTGTTCATGAAGTGTTTCTTTCTGCAAGCACTGGAAAACAAGCAGGAGACATTTTTATCACGGTGAATTATAAGctataatgttttgtttttaggagAGCAGCTAAGCTAACAACAGAGCGTTTGCAATTTGGGGAAAGAAAATCTTGGCTTTGAGCAAGCTGACATGGTGAAGGAAGAGCTGAACCAGAATGCCGTTTTAAACAGTGTTTCAAGTTTGTGATACATTTTTGGTTCTTCTCAGTATTTTGTGATCATGTCTGtgcatttctgaataaaatgtgGTGAAGTCACTTCCTCATAGCTCATCCTTTTTGCATTCTCCACTGGGAATAATTTTAACTGTGTCTGAAGGCTTCACCATCATCCATGCATACTTGCACAGCCGCTCCTTGTTGCAGTCTTTTTGCCAGTAAATGACATTTCTGCGATTCAGATTTGCACCTGCGCAGGCATCATACCACCATCCTCCTCCTGGCACCCCTTGAAACTCCAGCTTGGCACAGTTTTGGAAGTAGTTGTCATTGTCTCTATCTTTGGTTGTGAATTTCTGGTTATCATGCAAGTAGTTTTCTGTGTCCAGAGTCAGAGCGTCCACAGCTGTGCCCTGGAACAACCCCAGCCTCAGTCTGTATGCTGCTGATTCATCCTCCACCAGGACCGGATCATACTCCCCCATCTTGGTGATGGCATCCCGGTCCACGAGTTTTACTCCCAGTTTATAGCGAGTGGGGCCTTGGGTGAGCTGATGGAGGTACTCATTCCCAAGCCAGTGATCCCCTGTGACATCCCCAAAGCCGTTCTTGTACTCAGCCCAGGTGCGATCAAAGTTCACACTGCTATTGACTGTAATATGCTGAACCACAGTCCAGCCTCCCTCCTGCATGGCACAGTAGACCACGATGGGAGAGTCACCTGGTTTGATCAAGTATACTCCATCTCTGGCCTGGCCTGAGGATGCCATCAGCATCTCATGGCAGTCTCTGGGCAGCACTGATGGACAAATTAACACATTAGACACAAGTGAGTGTCgatcttataataataataaaaaacaaagttgctGGTAACAATACAATCAGGACTGCATAAAAGTCACAATCCTTCAGTGGACTGGTTCTCAGTTCTCATTGCACAAAGtttataacattaaaacaacatttttagatTCTTACCCGatagaaacatgttttttgagGCTTATAATCTTTTTAGTAACTGTTATATTTTCAGAAGGCACATTAGTGCACTAA comes from Melanotaenia boesemani isolate fMelBoe1 chromosome 20, fMelBoe1.pri, whole genome shotgun sequence and encodes:
- the zgc:194887 gene encoding fibrinogen-like protein 1-like protein, translating into MEWWRRWLPAVLFFSVSGVKMEHLQAENLNLLPPDEYNMVLNRGMTVLPRDCHEMLMASSGQARDGVYLIKPGDSPIVVYCAMQEGGWTVVQHITVNSSVNFDRTWAEYKNGFGDVTGDHWLGNEYLHQLTQGPTRYKLGVKLVDRDAITKMGEYDPVLVEDESAAYRLRLGLFQGTAVDALTLDTENYLHDNQKFTTKDRDNDNYFQNCAKLEFQGVPGGGWWYDACAGANLNRRNVIYWQKDCNKERLCKYAWMMVKPSDTVKIIPSGECKKDEL